Proteins encoded together in one Streptomyces umbrinus window:
- a CDS encoding RNA polymerase sigma factor has protein sequence MPESSERGRPERDGSNVPAVPLNVFGTDSGKAVVPVPLPHASAATFLEVAPVQTQTLTQTDNTSDTDADSDVIGAVPAQSRVAHHPETAAEPEGSPAEPEEPPVTLVETEEPVEVPRGRTDTGGPSSDLFRQYLREIGRIPLLTAAEEVELARRVEAGLFAEERLRLASDLDSQLALDLDKLVVMGRMAKRRLIEANLRLVVSVAKRYVGRGLTMLDLVQEGNLGLIRAVEKFDYARGYKFSTYATWWIRQAMSRALADQARTIRVPVHVVELINRVVRVQRRMLQERGYEPTPEEVAAHLDLPSERVSEVLRLAQEPVSLHAPVGEEDDVALGDLIEDGDATSPVESAAFLLLREHLEAVLSTLGERERKVVQLRYGLADGRPRTLEEIGRIFGVTRERIRQIESKTLNKLRDHAFADQLRGYLD, from the coding sequence GTGCCTGAGTCCTCGGAGCGCGGCCGACCCGAACGCGACGGGTCCAATGTCCCCGCGGTTCCGCTCAACGTGTTCGGGACGGACAGCGGCAAGGCCGTCGTCCCCGTCCCGCTGCCGCACGCCTCAGCAGCGACATTCCTGGAGGTCGCCCCCGTGCAGACCCAGACCCTCACCCAGACCGACAACACCAGCGACACGGACGCGGATTCCGACGTCATCGGGGCCGTACCCGCGCAGAGCCGTGTCGCGCACCACCCCGAGACGGCGGCGGAGCCGGAGGGCTCGCCGGCCGAGCCCGAGGAGCCGCCCGTCACCCTCGTGGAGACCGAGGAGCCGGTGGAAGTGCCCCGCGGGCGTACGGACACCGGTGGGCCCTCGTCCGACCTGTTCCGCCAGTACCTGCGGGAGATCGGCCGGATCCCGCTGCTCACCGCGGCGGAGGAGGTGGAGCTGGCGCGCCGGGTCGAGGCCGGCCTCTTCGCGGAGGAGAGGCTGCGGCTGGCCTCCGACCTGGACAGTCAACTCGCCCTGGACCTCGACAAGTTGGTGGTCATGGGCCGGATGGCCAAGCGCCGGCTCATCGAGGCGAACCTCCGGCTGGTCGTCTCCGTCGCCAAGCGGTACGTGGGGCGCGGGCTGACCATGCTCGATCTGGTCCAGGAGGGAAACCTGGGGCTGATCAGGGCGGTCGAGAAGTTCGACTACGCCCGTGGGTACAAGTTCTCGACGTACGCGACCTGGTGGATCCGCCAGGCCATGTCCCGGGCCCTCGCCGACCAGGCCCGGACGATCCGGGTGCCCGTCCACGTGGTCGAGTTGATCAACCGGGTGGTTCGGGTGCAGCGGCGGATGCTGCAGGAACGGGGGTACGAGCCGACGCCGGAGGAGGTCGCGGCGCACCTCGACCTCCCGAGTGAACGGGTCAGCGAGGTCCTGCGCCTGGCCCAGGAGCCGGTGTCCCTCCACGCTCCTGTGGGCGAGGAGGACGATGTGGCTCTCGGGGATCTGATCGAGGACGGGGATGCGACGAGTCCTGTGGAGTCGGCGGCGTTCCTCCTCCTCCGGGAGCACCTGGAGGCGGTCCTCTCCACTCTGGGCGAGCGCGAGCGGAAGGTGGTCCAACTCCGCTACGGCCTCGCCGACGGCCGCCCCCGCACCCTGGAGGAGATAGGCCGCATCTTCGGCGTAACCCGCGAACGCATCCGCCAGATCGAATCCAAGACCCTGAACAAACTCCGAGACCACGCCTTCGCAGACCAGCTGAGGGGCTACCTGGACTGA
- a CDS encoding YtxH domain-containing protein — MRYRLTFVAGLALGYVLGTRAGRERYEQLRKTAQQVAQNPAVRNTAESAAQQGREFAGKAYHAVSEKVGDRVPDSVAERVRHLRERNTNGTRTDDDWGTSNT, encoded by the coding sequence ATGCGCTACCGGCTCACGTTCGTCGCCGGACTGGCCCTGGGATACGTGCTGGGCACGCGTGCCGGGCGCGAGCGCTACGAGCAGCTGAGGAAGACCGCCCAGCAGGTCGCTCAGAACCCGGCGGTGCGCAACACCGCCGAGTCCGCGGCCCAGCAGGGGCGCGAGTTCGCCGGCAAGGCGTACCACGCGGTGAGCGAGAAGGTCGGTGACCGGGTCCCCGACTCGGTGGCCGAGAGGGTCCGCCACCTGCGGGAGCGCAACACGAACGGCACGCGTACCGATGACGACTGGGGCACCAGCAACACGTAA
- a CDS encoding ABC transporter ATP-binding protein: protein MLIRLLRTYLTPYKKPIALLVLLQFLQTCATLYLPTLNADIIDNGVVEGDTGYILAFGALMIGISLAQVVCNIGAVYYGARTASAVGRDIRAGIFDRVQSFSAREVGHFGAPSLITRTTNDVQQVQMLTLMTFTLLVSAPIMCVGGIVLALGLDVPLSGVLLAVVPVLGISVSLIVRRLRPLFRTMQVRLDTVNRVLREQITGNRVIRAFVRDGYEEERFRKANADLTEVSLGTGRMLALMFPIVMTVVNVSSIAVVWFGAHRIDSGGMQIGALTAFLAYLMQIVMSVMMATFMFMMVPRAEVCAERIQEVLDTSSSVVPPKAPVLELRRHGHLEIRGAGFRYPGAEEPVLRTIDLVALPGRTTAVIGSTGSGKSTLLGLVPRLFDATDGQVLVDGVDVRTVEPRLLARTVGLVPQKPYLFAGTVATNLRYGNPDATDEELWHALEVAQAKGFVEGLENGLDATIAQGGTNVSGGQRQRLAIARTLVQRPEIYLFDDSFSALDYATDAALRRALAQETAEATVVIVAQRVSTIRDADRIVVLDEGRVVGAGRHHELMAENETYREIVLSQLTEAEAA, encoded by the coding sequence GTGCTCATACGACTCCTGCGTACCTATCTCACGCCCTACAAGAAACCCATCGCCCTGCTCGTACTGCTGCAGTTCCTGCAGACCTGCGCCACGCTCTACCTGCCCACGCTCAACGCGGACATCATCGACAACGGTGTCGTCGAGGGCGACACGGGCTACATCCTGGCCTTCGGCGCCCTGATGATCGGCATCTCGCTGGCCCAGGTCGTCTGCAACATCGGGGCCGTCTACTACGGCGCCCGTACGGCCTCCGCGGTCGGACGGGACATCCGGGCCGGCATCTTCGACCGGGTGCAGTCGTTCTCCGCGCGTGAGGTCGGTCACTTCGGGGCACCGTCGCTGATCACCCGCACGACGAACGACGTGCAGCAGGTGCAGATGCTCACGCTGATGACGTTCACCCTGCTGGTGTCGGCGCCGATCATGTGCGTGGGCGGCATCGTCCTCGCGCTCGGTCTCGACGTACCGCTGTCCGGGGTGCTGCTCGCCGTCGTGCCGGTGCTCGGGATCTCGGTGAGCCTGATCGTGCGCCGGCTGCGGCCGCTGTTCCGCACGATGCAGGTGCGGCTCGACACGGTGAACCGGGTGCTGCGCGAGCAGATCACCGGCAACCGCGTCATCCGTGCCTTCGTGCGCGACGGGTACGAGGAGGAGCGCTTCCGGAAGGCGAACGCCGACCTCACCGAGGTGTCCCTCGGGACCGGGCGCATGCTGGCGCTGATGTTCCCGATCGTCATGACGGTGGTGAACGTGTCGTCGATCGCGGTGGTGTGGTTCGGCGCCCACCGGATCGACAGCGGCGGGATGCAGATCGGCGCGCTGACCGCGTTCCTCGCCTATCTGATGCAGATCGTCATGTCCGTGATGATGGCCACCTTCATGTTCATGATGGTGCCGCGCGCGGAGGTGTGTGCCGAGCGCATCCAGGAGGTCCTGGACACCTCCAGCAGTGTGGTCCCGCCGAAGGCGCCGGTCCTGGAGCTGCGGCGGCACGGCCATCTGGAGATCCGGGGTGCCGGGTTCCGCTACCCGGGTGCCGAGGAGCCGGTGCTGAGAACCATCGACCTGGTGGCCCTGCCGGGTCGGACCACCGCCGTGATCGGCTCGACGGGCAGCGGCAAGTCCACGCTGCTGGGCCTGGTCCCCCGGCTGTTCGACGCCACCGACGGCCAGGTGCTGGTGGACGGAGTCGACGTACGGACGGTCGAGCCGCGGCTGCTCGCGCGCACCGTGGGCCTCGTACCGCAGAAGCCGTACCTCTTCGCGGGCACGGTGGCCACCAATCTCCGGTACGGGAATCCGGACGCGACCGACGAGGAACTGTGGCACGCGCTGGAGGTGGCGCAGGCCAAGGGCTTCGTGGAGGGGCTCGAGAACGGTCTCGACGCGACGATCGCGCAGGGCGGGACGAACGTGTCGGGCGGTCAGCGGCAGCGGCTCGCCATCGCCCGGACCCTTGTGCAGCGCCCCGAGATCTACCTCTTCGACGACTCCTTCTCGGCGCTCGACTACGCGACGGACGCGGCGTTGCGGAGGGCGCTCGCGCAGGAGACCGCCGAGGCGACGGTCGTGATCGTCGCCCAGCGGGTGTCGACCATCCGGGACGCCGACCGCATCGTGGTCCTCGACGAGGGCCGGGTCGTCGGGGCGGGCCGCCACCACGAGCTGATGGCGGAGAACGAGACATACCGGGAGATCGTGCTCTCCCAGCTGACGGAAGCGGAGGCAGCCTGA
- a CDS encoding thioesterase family protein: MEPSLKPGLNATLNYQVPEYRTVPHLLPESEEFAVMPSVLATGYLVGLVEWTCMQALAPHLPTSQRTLGVHVDLSHEAPTPPGSTVTIEAVLTAVKGRRLLFDVTAHDEAAIVCRGSHRRTIVDLNRFETTLTDRTDRS, from the coding sequence ATGGAACCGTCCCTCAAGCCCGGCCTGAATGCCACCCTCAACTACCAGGTCCCCGAATACCGCACCGTGCCACACCTGCTGCCGGAATCGGAGGAGTTTGCGGTCATGCCGTCTGTACTGGCCACTGGCTACCTCGTCGGACTCGTCGAATGGACCTGCATGCAGGCACTCGCCCCTCACCTGCCGACAAGCCAGCGCACCCTGGGAGTGCACGTCGACCTTAGCCACGAAGCGCCCACACCACCGGGGTCCACCGTGACGATCGAGGCCGTGCTGACCGCCGTCAAGGGCCGACGCCTGCTTTTCGACGTCACCGCGCACGACGAAGCCGCCATCGTGTGCCGCGGCAGCCACCGCCGCACCATCGTCGACTTGAACCGCTTCGAAACCACGCTCACCGACCGCACCGACCGCTCCTAA
- a CDS encoding ABC transporter ATP-binding protein, which yields MAGPMGRMMAGTGPDHHSMDFKKSGKRLLAHFKPERTTLYVMLVAVVLSVGLSVLGPKILGRATDLVFAGVVGREMPAGQTKAEALAAMRERGEGGMADMLSGTDFTPGEGIDFGAVGEVLLLALVAFLVAGLLMTVATRLVNRAVNKTMYNMREDVQTKLSRLPLSYFDKRQRGEVLSRATNDIDNIGQTLQQSMGQLVNSLLTIVGVLAMMFWVSWLLALVALVTVPLSFFVATRVGKRSQPHFVQQWRTTGKLNAHIEEMYTGHNLVKVFGRQDESAAQFAEENEKLYEAGFRAQFNSGVMQPLMMFVSNLNYVLVAVVGGLRVASGALSIGDVQAFIQYSRQFSMPLTQVASMANLVQSGVASAERIFELLDAEEQEADPVTGARPEELRGRVALEGVSFRYDPEKPLIEELSLKVEPGHTVAIVGPTGAGKTTLVNLLMRFYEVTGGRITLDGVDIAKMSRDELRAGIGMVLQDTWLFGGTIAENIAYGASREVTRGEIEEAARAAHADRFVRTLPDGYDTVIDDEGSGVSAGEKQLITIARAFLSDPVILVLDEATSSVDTRTEVLIQKAMAKLAHGRTSFVIAHRLSTIRDADTILVMENGSIVEQGAHGDLLASNGAYARLYQAQFAEAVVEVD from the coding sequence ATGGCCGGGCCCATGGGGCGGATGATGGCCGGGACGGGCCCCGACCATCACTCGATGGACTTCAAGAAGTCCGGGAAGCGGCTGCTGGCGCATTTCAAGCCGGAACGCACCACTCTGTACGTGATGCTCGTCGCCGTGGTGCTCAGCGTCGGCCTCTCGGTCCTCGGGCCGAAGATCCTGGGCCGGGCCACCGACCTCGTCTTCGCCGGGGTCGTCGGGCGGGAGATGCCCGCGGGCCAGACCAAGGCCGAGGCCCTCGCGGCGATGCGGGAGCGCGGCGAAGGCGGCATGGCCGACATGCTCTCCGGGACGGACTTCACCCCGGGCGAGGGCATCGACTTCGGCGCGGTCGGCGAGGTGCTGCTGCTCGCGCTCGTGGCGTTCCTGGTGGCCGGTCTGCTGATGACCGTGGCGACGCGGCTGGTGAACCGGGCCGTCAACAAGACGATGTACAACATGCGCGAGGACGTGCAGACGAAGCTGTCGCGGCTGCCGTTGTCGTACTTCGACAAGAGGCAGCGCGGTGAGGTGCTCAGCCGCGCCACGAACGACATCGACAACATCGGGCAGACCCTTCAGCAGTCGATGGGCCAGCTCGTCAACTCGCTGCTGACGATCGTCGGTGTGCTGGCGATGATGTTCTGGGTGTCGTGGCTGCTCGCGCTCGTCGCGCTGGTCACCGTGCCGCTGTCGTTCTTCGTCGCCACCCGGGTGGGCAAGCGGTCGCAGCCGCACTTCGTGCAGCAGTGGCGGACCACCGGCAAGCTCAACGCGCACATCGAGGAGATGTACACCGGCCACAACCTCGTCAAGGTCTTCGGGCGGCAGGACGAGTCGGCGGCGCAGTTCGCCGAGGAGAACGAGAAGCTGTACGAGGCCGGGTTCCGGGCGCAGTTCAACAGCGGGGTCATGCAGCCGCTGATGATGTTCGTGTCGAACCTGAACTATGTGCTGGTGGCCGTGGTCGGCGGTCTGCGCGTCGCCTCGGGCGCCCTCTCGATCGGTGACGTCCAGGCCTTCATCCAGTACTCCCGGCAGTTCTCCATGCCGCTCACCCAGGTCGCCTCGATGGCGAACCTCGTGCAGTCCGGCGTCGCTTCGGCGGAGCGGATCTTCGAGCTGCTGGACGCGGAGGAGCAGGAGGCGGACCCGGTGACCGGGGCGCGTCCTGAGGAACTGCGGGGGCGGGTGGCGCTGGAGGGGGTCTCCTTCCGGTACGACCCGGAGAAGCCGCTCATCGAGGAACTGTCGCTGAAGGTGGAGCCCGGGCACACGGTCGCGATCGTCGGCCCGACGGGCGCCGGCAAGACGACACTCGTGAACCTGCTGATGCGCTTCTACGAGGTCACGGGCGGGCGGATCACCCTCGACGGGGTCGACATCGCGAAGATGTCCCGGGACGAACTGCGGGCCGGGATCGGCATGGTGCTGCAGGACACCTGGCTGTTCGGCGGGACGATCGCGGAGAACATCGCGTACGGGGCCTCGCGTGAGGTCACGCGTGGGGAGATCGAGGAGGCGGCTCGGGCCGCCCATGCCGACCGGTTCGTCCGGACGTTGCCCGACGGGTACGACACCGTCATCGACGACGAGGGGTCGGGGGTGAGTGCCGGTGAGAAGCAGCTCATCACGATCGCTCGGGCGTTCCTGTCCGATCCGGTGATTCTGGTGCTGGACGAGGCCACGAGTTCGGTTGACACCCGTACCGAGGTGTTGATCCAGAAGGCGATGGCGAAGCTCGCGCACGGTCGGACGTCGTTCGTCATCGCGCATCGTCTGTCGACGATCCGTGATGCCGACACCATCCTCGTGATGGAGAACGGTTCGATCGTGGAACAGGGCGCGCACGGGGACCTGCTGGCGTCGAACGGCGCGTACGCGCGCCTGTACCAGGCCCAGTTCGCGGAGGCCGTGGTGGAGGTGGACTGA
- a CDS encoding FGGY family carbohydrate kinase, translated as MGIVAGLDSSPDFTRIVVCDADSGAVLRQGYAPHPMDGMSEGGRPSDVDPQAWLLSLGEAAGGGLLEGVQAIGVSAQQNGLVPVDTQGNTVRPAMVGGDKRAQVAAADLVDALGGREAWAQAVGCVPQAAQPVTKLRWLAKNEPEAALRTSVLLQAHDWLVWQLLGRPARRTTDRGGASGTGYWSAATGAYRPDLVELALGHQALLPDVLGPWEAAGTTPEGLLISAGTGETMAAAFGLGIGLGDAVVSLGASGSVMAVHHEALVDSSGMITSLADATGMHLPVVTTLNAVRALRGAAELLGVPDLEALSDLAMKSTPGSHGLVMLPYLEGERTPNLPHTAGTLAGLRRESMKPEHLARAAFEGMLCGLADALDVLRKRGVEVRRIFLLGQAAELSAVQACAPALLGTQIVVPQPADYAALGAARQAAWALGTSQGTIQPGLPPVWQGAAAQILEPGEELAVGQAVRQQYVSVRNQTHPGAFRP; from the coding sequence ATGGGGATAGTCGCCGGGTTGGACAGTTCGCCCGATTTCACTCGCATCGTTGTCTGCGACGCGGACAGCGGAGCCGTGCTCAGGCAGGGGTATGCCCCGCATCCGATGGACGGCATGTCCGAGGGCGGCCGGCCCTCGGACGTCGACCCGCAGGCCTGGCTGCTGTCCCTGGGCGAGGCCGCGGGCGGCGGGCTCCTCGAAGGCGTTCAGGCCATTGGCGTGTCCGCGCAGCAGAACGGGCTCGTGCCGGTGGACACCCAGGGCAACACCGTGCGTCCGGCGATGGTCGGCGGTGACAAGCGGGCGCAGGTCGCGGCCGCCGACCTGGTCGACGCCCTCGGCGGACGCGAGGCCTGGGCGCAGGCCGTGGGCTGCGTACCGCAGGCGGCTCAGCCGGTGACGAAGCTGCGCTGGCTCGCGAAGAACGAACCCGAGGCGGCGCTGCGCACCAGCGTGCTGCTCCAGGCGCACGACTGGCTGGTGTGGCAGCTGCTCGGCCGCCCGGCCCGCCGGACCACCGACCGGGGCGGGGCCTCCGGGACCGGCTACTGGTCGGCGGCGACCGGTGCGTACCGGCCCGATCTCGTGGAGCTGGCGCTCGGGCACCAGGCCCTGCTGCCCGATGTGCTGGGGCCGTGGGAGGCCGCGGGAACGACGCCCGAGGGGCTGCTGATCTCGGCGGGGACGGGCGAGACGATGGCCGCGGCGTTCGGTCTGGGCATCGGACTCGGGGACGCGGTGGTCTCGCTCGGCGCCTCCGGTTCCGTGATGGCCGTGCACCACGAGGCGCTCGTCGACTCCTCCGGAATGATCACCTCCCTCGCCGACGCGACCGGGATGCACCTGCCGGTCGTCACCACGCTCAATGCCGTACGGGCCCTGCGCGGGGCCGCCGAACTGCTCGGCGTGCCGGACCTGGAGGCCTTGTCGGACCTGGCGATGAAGTCCACCCCGGGCTCCCACGGCCTGGTGATGCTGCCCTATCTGGAGGGTGAGCGGACCCCCAACCTGCCGCACACGGCGGGGACGCTGGCCGGACTGCGGCGGGAGTCGATGAAGCCCGAGCACCTGGCGCGGGCCGCCTTCGAGGGCATGTTGTGCGGGCTCGCGGACGCGCTGGACGTGCTGCGCAAACGGGGCGTCGAGGTACGGCGGATCTTCCTGCTTGGCCAGGCCGCCGAGCTGAGCGCGGTGCAGGCCTGCGCACCCGCGCTGCTCGGTACGCAGATCGTGGTGCCGCAGCCCGCGGACTACGCGGCGCTCGGCGCGGCCCGGCAGGCGGCCTGGGCGCTCGGTACCTCGCAGGGCACGATCCAGCCGGGGCTGCCGCCCGTCTGGCAGGGCGCGGCCGCGCAGATCCTGGAGCCCGGCGAGGAGCTGGCGGTGGGCCAGGCCGTGCGGCAGCAGTACGTGTCGGTGCGGAACCAGACGCACCCGGGCGCCTTCCGGCCCTGA